In Cryptomeria japonica chromosome 5, Sugi_1.0, whole genome shotgun sequence, the genomic window GAGTCTTAGCTGGTCCATGAAAGCTCAACATAGTATCAGAGCTAGGTCAAGCTAGGAACCCCAAGCACCTGTAGTGTGGCTTCAGGAGGGAttttggaaataagccacacctggactgaCGATGGGTTGGTCATCTAGGAGTGGACCAATAGCTCAATTGGTAGAGCTCTTCAGTGGAAACCAGGAGGTCCTAAGTTCGAGTCTTAGCTGGTCCATGAAAGCTCAACACTAGCCTTAGTCATTTGTGTGGTCTTTATATCTAAACTAATTCTACTATCTTGTGCATATTTCAGGTCTGCCATTTTGGCCTAAATTGTATGTATAAAGTTAATATATGAAAATTTATACTTGTGCGGGTGTGTTTCCTACAGTTTATGCTCATGGAATATCAAGTAAATATCAGGTGGAATTCATTCATCTCCTGGTTGGATCAACTGCTAAAGACTTCTGTTGTAATATGCTAATTGGAATTCCTTGTTGaagaggatgaaaatattgcaaaagcaGAGCAGAGTGAAAATCATTCTGCAGCTAATTGAGTGGTGGGCTAACTAGCTTCAGAGCAGAGTGAATTGATGCATTGCACTAGTAGGAATTTTAGGAAGAGAGAAAAACCCTTTCTTTGGGAGCGAAGTTATTTTTCTTCAGATTTCTGACTTTGATTTAAATGGCTTGTGGTGTGGAATCATGGACGTTGATTTCTCAGATGGAGAGAGAGTAAGAAAGAGTCTGCAGGAAGAGATTTGAGCTTTGTAGCAGGACCTTCAATACACGTGATCTTATCCAATGGGGCGAAGTTTAGGGCAGTTAAATGGAATTACTAGTGGTAGTAATGGGAAAACCACCTCATTCGTTTCAAGCACTACTCCCGTTGCATGAACTCAGCTACAAGGAATTACTTTAATGACTAGTGTGCTAGACTGTTTTGGCCAGAACATTTGATCACGTATCGAGCTCCTTGCTGAGTAGCACTTTCCATTATATGTTTTCAAGGTGGGTAGTTTTTGTGCCTCATGGTAATTCATACTTTGGTGGAAGTGATGATGCAATTCAGTTTTCAACTTGGGGGAAGAGGTGTTTGTTGACTAAAGTGTGATAGGCATTTGCTTCTCAAGCCAAGGGCTTGTTCTGTCCGGGAACTAATCCAGTTGGCAGTGGTGATGGAGATGGATAGTTCACACTTTAATCTACAATTCAGGAGATGGGAATCTCCAACCTATTTTGTCACTTTATAAGACAAAGTCATTTTTTAGGTCACTGTCAGGCTAGATGCTGCTTTGATGAATGAGACCTCTTGTGGAAGTGCACAAGGGATttgattttttcatctactttatttatttttcaatttttgtactCCTTGATTCTGACCTAGTGACCAAGCTTCAATGTAAACTAAACCTTACCAATCCATTTACACCTTAATTAATCCACAGGTTCATACAAATTTGGATATTGCTGGTCCTCTTTTCATGAATTTCTTTCTGGAGGGCTTCACCAAGATCAAGATCATTCCCTGGATGCCACTGAGTACTGTAACCGCAGGGGAATGAGTCTTTCAATGCCCCTGCTGATAAAGATTGATTCTACGTTGTGCTTAGTTCTTATTTTAACTGCATTGCTATGTTATTTGATTCTACGTTGTGCTTAGTTCTTATTTTAACTGCATTGCTATGTTATTTTAACTTTTTGAAAAGCCTATCCTCCTTAAGTGCTAATTTAAAACTTTGTGAACTGCTTAGATATAATTTAGTATACGTTTTAATACAACTGTATTTAAGACGATATTTTCAATCTTGTGAAAATAGTAGGCAGGCTTTTCGACTCACAGAATAGAATGATGGAGAATTGAAACATGGAAAAGATTTAATCAGGGCTTTCACCTTTTACTTGGAAAGCTCATATTTTTGTGGCTTTTGCAAATTAGTTtctttaaaatttaatttcaataAGCTTTGGTGAGTAGTGGCTTTATTTATTTGTGCTGTTTTTAATTTCCTGGGTACTGGTACTTAATCTTGTTTCTGTGATGCAAATGAACTCTGCACTTTTTATTTATTTGCCAAGTGGAGGCCAACTTTATATTATTTAAAACTGTTTAAACTTAATTATTTACTGATGCTAACTTGCCAAATGCAGGCGATAATTAAGGTTATTAATCTATATAATTTACTACTGTTATGGCCATGTTCAATTCTAGTATGAACCTCTCTAGTAATCTATATAATTTACTACTGTTATGTTCAAGCTACCCAATGGTTCAATCCTCCCCATTGAGAAAAAAGAGTCCACCTATCTTAAAAAAATTAAGATAAATCATATTGATGAATACAAGCTATTGATGGAAACATAATACAAATTAGTTTGATTCTTAATTGATATTTAAGTAATTTATTTTATGTATTAATGTTTATAGAAGATAAAAATTAGCTTGTGGGGTTAAAAGAGATATAATGTATAAAGGATGAGGGAAATATAGGGGTACCCTTTGGAAAAAAAGGAAACACAATAAAGGAAGGCATGAACAAAGAGACCTCTTAAAGGACCTAGATGCCATTTCTAACTTTCAAGTTCAAAAGAATAGTGAATGCTAGGAGTGAGAGGCCATGGGGTCACTAGAGTCATTATGCTTCACAAATATATAATATGAACTTGGAAGTTGGTCAAAAGGTATCTTCCTATTAAAGTGAGAGGGCTATAAATAGTTAGTAATCAATCTGGTATGAACCTCTCTAGGAGATGTGttaggataaggtgacattaacTTTGCAAATCATATGCCATTTATGTGTCTCCATGCCCATTGGAAAGTGTTTCATAGGACATGAGAGGAAAATATTTAATACTTGTACTTTATGGCTATTTATAATTGCATTGTCAAGAGGTGAACATGTAAAAATGATAAGTCAAAAGAGACAATTTCATTTAGGCATCCACATTGGGATATGAAGAGTCATGCTTCGGGTGCTCAAAATTGGAAGGAGAAAGGTGGTCTATTGGGAGATCCAAAGAGTCATCGAGGAGTCACAAAGCATCTTGAACGCTGAAGGTTTGAGTGGCTATGGGTTAGGTGCCCATGTAAAAATGAGAAGTCAAAATAGACAATTTCCTTTAGGCATCCACATTGGGATATAAAGAGTCATGCTTTGGGTGCCCAAGATTAGAAGGAAAAAGGTGGTCCATTGGGAGATTCGAAGAGTCATTGAGAAGTCATATAGCATCCTGAAGACTAAAGGTTTGAGGGGTTATGGGTTAGGTGCCCATGTTGGAGCCATTTGTaggaaattaatattttattatgtctCATGGTTATTCACTTTCCTAGGCGTGAGTTTTTGCAATTGATTTCTCACCTCTTGTTTTGGGAAACAACAATGGTTTTCCATTTCTCAATTTGCTATAAATTGGAGCCATGGCATAGTAGTTTTATCATGAGTTATTTGTAGGTGATTTTTGGATTAGTTGAAGAAGTGAAGTGTATTGTTGTGGCATTCTCTCTTTTGAAGGGTAATAATATGCTTGCCCTCTTTCTCTAGTAgagttttttcctgaaagggtttctccacataaatctagtgtctcATTTGGTTGCTGAATTTTATATTGTTATTGAATGTTGCAATCACTTTCATATTTTTGATTTCTAATCACATAAAGAagtttttattgcaagtttttttcacTTTGATTCTCAACAAGATGTGCCTCTAAGAATATGTTCATATGGGCCAAACATCTCTTTCCAGAAGAGAGCAAGACATCTTTTATCCTCATAAGCCATAAGAGCCTAGGAAaaaacaagtgaatcttgtaagaGATTTTTCTTTTGTCCTCTAGTTTCACTAAGTGATAGCATCTAAATACAAAAAATTCCTTGGCGTTTGGTTCCAAGGAGCATGTCTTTCAAATACAATGCTCTTGAGGAATACGATAATTTGTCTCAATATGATGTTGGTGGTAGCAAACTATAAGTTGTGCAAGAGGAACCCTTAGGCTACAAAATAGTTAGAGTTTCGTATACCTCAAAGGGAGATGAGTCCATCATTGAACTAGAGATATAGATCTAAGTAGTGATGAAATTTTTGAAGATAGTGACTCTTTATGTGCATGTGGATTCAAAAAGGTATACTTTGTTGGTGTTGGAACTAAGCCACACTCGGAtcgactggtccaagaggggccagtagctcagtggtagagcactccaacaacgtatggaaggtcctaggtttgagtccttgctggtccatgtctcaacatggtatcagagccaagtccaagctaggagccccaagcacacgagaggtgtggcttaaggtggggtgttggtgttggaactAAGCCACACTTGGACCAATGATGgaatggtccaagaggggccagtagctcaatggtagagcactctagcggtgtatggaaggtcctaggttcaagtcctagttggtccatgtctcaatatACTCTATACATCTCAATACAAATACCCTTGTTTAAATCCCTTTGGAGAGATTGTGAGCATTCATTAAAAAGCTTTGTTGTAGTGCTTTGGTAACATCAAGGTttatgatgtgcaccaaaattattGCATACCAATAAGATGCAACTTGCAATTTGTGAGTGTCATAGAGGATCTAAGAATCAGGTAAGGATACTTGAGACGACAAATCTAGAAGGTGTCCAATAGTCTCAACTTGTGTACCATAATTAGCACATGTAATAATATTGAAGTATTAAGAAGAGCCATGCCAATAATGCAAAGATAATGCGGTGAAAGACATCTCTTAGCATAAATATGtttgaataatattataacaagTACACACTCTATCCaacttaaaaaatataaattaaataaattgaaaaaaaaattattattacttTAAATAGTTAAATATATATGAAAAGAACACACATCAACaactaattttaaataaatattatctatataaattaaaaaatttaattataatattaaataataaaaagaaaaacaacaaatCTAACAATATTCCCATCAAAATCCAATTTGGAACTCAAACCTCAACTTAATTATATTAAAaagaattaattttaataaaaaatatttcttttataaaaataattaggatttatgtttaatatatatatatatatatatatatatatatatatatatatatatgtcttcaaTTAAATTGTCACCCAAAATTAAAGCTGATTTTTTGTTACAATTCTTTTGATGTTACAGTTAAAATAGGTCTGAAACTGGAGGAATTATCATATGACGATGCAGAAATTAAAGAGTACTCCTTTAGTTGCCTAAGTTCTTTCTGATGAGTGTCCCAACAAGCACCTGTGAATGCGGTCAAAACTataaaatattgtaatcagagtCAATACATACAAtgcttacacatttcattttcaaaacatacaatgtcatccaTGGCCCATCTCAGAGCACTCTGCACAGAGGGTTGCTTGAAGGAGGCTGTACACATTCTGCTTAATCCACACAGTTCTCCTGTAGACTCTTCTACATACTTACATCTATTACAGGTTTGCATTGCCCAGAGAGCGCTTGCAGTGGGTAAGCAAATTCATTCTCACATAAATGACAGAGGACTTACATTTGCCACAAACACAGTTTTACAAAATACACTTATCAACATGTATGACAAGTGTGGAAGTTTGGTGGATTCTCGATATGTTTTCAACTGCATGACTGAGCCAAATGTCTTCTCATGGAATGTGATGATTGCAGCTTACAGAAGGCATGGATTTTCACAAGAGGCATTGACATTGTTTTCTCAAATGCAACAAACAGCTGTCCAGCCTGATCACTTTACTTTCTCTAGTATTCTGCCTGTATGCGCTAACATGGCATCTCTAGAACATGGTTTGCAGATCCACGGAAAAGTCATTAGGTGTGGGTTTCATTCTGACATAATTGTGATGAATACTCTgatagacatgcatgcaaaatgtaaaAGAATGCAGAAAGCAcgcgaactgtttgacaaaatgcctgcaCCAACTGTTGTCTCATGGAATGCAGTCATTGCTGGATATATGCAAAATGGACTTATTAAAACAGGGGTGGAGATTTTTAAGAAAATGCAATTGCTAGGTATAAATCTAAACTCCGCTACGTTTGCCATTATCCTTCCCTTGTGTGCCAAAACAGGGTTTCTTGAACAGGGCATGGAAATCCATAGAAAAATAATAGAAAGTGGGTTCTTGTCAGATGGTGTAGTTGTGactgccctgatagacatgtacaTTAAATGTGGAAGGTTGCAAAAGGCAGATGTATTGTTCGACAAAATGTCTCAACGAAATGCTTTCTcgtggaatgcaatgattgtgggatatgcacaaaatgggttcGTGGAGAAAGCCTTTAAGAGTTTTCAGCAAATGCTAATGGCAGGTGTAAATCCAGACTCAACAAACATTGCCAGCATCCTCCCAACTTGTGCCAAACTTGGGGTTTTGGAACATGGTACGGAAATCCATCAAAAAGTAATTGAAAGTGGATTTTTGTCTGATGTGGTTGTGACGGCActcatagacatgtatgcaaaatgtggaaacatacaGAAGGCAcgcaaattgtttgacaaaatgcacaACTCAGATGTGGTATCATGGAATGCAATCATAGCAGGATACACGCACAATGGTGCTCTTGATGAGGCTTTCAGGCTTTTTGAAGAAATGCCTCAACGAGATGTTGTCTCATGGACCGCGATCATTGCTGGGTATACACAAAATGACCCTGTTGAAAAAGCCTTGGAAATTTTTAATCAAATGCAACAGGCAGGTGTAAATCCGAATGTAGCAACCTTTGTCAGCATCCTGTCAGCATGTGCCAGAattggagctttggaacagggtatggaaatCCATCAAAAAATTATCGAAAATGGATTTTTGTCGGATGTAGTTTTGAattccctgatagacatgtatgcaaaatgtggaagcatgccAAGAGCACAtgtattgtttgacaaaatgcttgaTGCAGATGTCATCTCATGGACTGCGATGATTACTGGGTATGCACAAAGTGGCGTTCTTGATAAGGCTTTGAGGCTTTTCAAAGAAATGCCGAAacgaaatgtggtctcatggactgcaatgattgcggGATGTGCACAGAACGGACTTTTTGATAAAGCCATATTGCTATTTAAGCAAATGCAAATTGCAGGCATAAGACCAGACTCAGCAACCCTTGCCAGCATCCTCCCAGCTTGTGCCAAACTTGGAGCTTTGGAACGGGGAATGGAGATTCATCAAAaaatagttgaaaaaggatttttatCTGATGTGGTTCTGAATGCTCTCATAGACATGTATGCGAAATGTGGAATTTTGCAGAAAGCACTTGAATTGTTTAATTATATGCGCCAACCAAATGTGACTGCATGCAACATAATAATTGCAGGATATGCAACACATGGTTATGGCAAAGAGGCGCTCAAACTCTTTGAGTTGATGAAG contains:
- the LOC131029099 gene encoding pentatricopeptide repeat-containing protein At2g13600-like gives rise to the protein MSSMAHLRALCTEGCLKEAVHILLNPHSSPVDSSTYLHLLQVCIAQRALAVGKQIHSHINDRGLTFATNTVLQNTLINMYDKCGSLVDSRYVFNCMTEPNVFSWNVMIAAYRRHGFSQEALTLFSQMQQTAVQPDHFTFSSILPVCANMASLEHGLQIHGKVIRCGFHSDIIVMNTLIDMHAKCKRMQKARELFDKMPAPTVVSWNAVIAGYMQNGLIKTGVEIFKKMQLLGINLNSATFAIILPLCAKTGFLEQGMEIHRKIIESGFLSDGVVVTALIDMYIKCGRLQKADVLFDKMSQRNAFSWNAMIVGYAQNGFVEKAFKSFQQMLMAGVNPDSTNIASILPTCAKLGVLEHGTEIHQKVIESGFLSDVVVTALIDMYAKCGNIQKARKLFDKMHNSDVVSWNAIIAGYTHNGALDEAFRLFEEMPQRDVVSWTAIIAGYTQNDPVEKALEIFNQMQQAGVNPNVATFVSILSACARIGALEQGMEIHQKIIENGFLSDVVLNSLIDMYAKCGSMPRAHVLFDKMLDADVISWTAMITGYAQSGVLDKALRLFKEMPKRNVVSWTAMIAGCAQNGLFDKAILLFKQMQIAGIRPDSATLASILPACAKLGALERGMEIHQKIVEKGFLSDVVLNALIDMYAKCGILQKALELFNYMRQPNVTACNIIIAGYATHGYGKEALKLFELMKHLGTNPNHVSFICVLFACSHTGLVVDGCKYFNSMTDSYCIIPTMDHYVCMVDLLARAGYLEEAFNFIIKMPINPDVVVWMCLLGSCRSHTNIWLGEFVARLIFELRPKDASPYVLLSNIYAEAGRWGDAKKARKLMTDRGIKKIPGCSWM